The stretch of DNA AGTTTTTGACTGACATATTGAAACGGGACAAAGATTTTTTCATCATACTCAAAAGGCATAACCACTAAAGTGTCGTATTTTGTTTGATTTTCTTCTTCTAATAAGACCACAAATTGCTCTTTATAGAATGTTATTGTAAGGTTATTTTTTTTCAGTGTTATTGACTGTTGTTCCCTATCACAGTCTACTAAAACATAAGTATGCTTAAAAAATAATGCTGGAATCATAATATATCCATTATCTTCATAGTAATTGCACTGAACCTTATAGCCATCAACATAAATATCCATTTTCTGTACATTCATTATCTTTCTCACCAACTGCCAGTACCCATTTTATTTTGATATTAAAAGAGCCTTGAAAATATGATATGTCTCTATTAGAAAGATGTATAGGGAGTTGGCCCACTTTAACAAAAATGTGTTTTACTGAAAAATTATTAGAGTCCTATTTTAAAAACTATGATATCTATGTATACCTTTTATTTGGTTTGTACATATATTAAATAATCATCAACAGCAAGAAGGGGTTCTACATGGAAAATAAATTCTTGATGCCTATTTATTATGGCAATGAAGCCATTCCAATGATTTCTTTTATAGTAAATGTAGCTTGGGGAAATGAGCATCTAATAAATTTGTTAGATTTACTTAAGAAAAGGAATATTAGCCTTACTTTTTTTCTCGAAGGAAGGTGGGTTGAACAGCATCCTAAATTAGCCCTTATGATTAAAGATTCGAATCATGAGATTGGAAATCATGCCTATTCTCACAAGGATATGAGAAGCCTATCGGCAGAAGAAATTCGTTTGGAGATTACTAAAACCAATGAAATAATAAACGAAGTATTAGAAGTGCAACCTAAATACTTCACCCCTCCATATGGATCATTTGATACAAGAGTCATTGAAGCAGCTGCACAAGAGAATATGGTAACGATCTTATGGTCACTGGATACATTCGATTGGAAGATTGAAAATCCCAATGAGATCATTAATAATATTGCTCCTAACATCGAAAATGGCTCAATCATTTTGATGCACCCAACTGAATCCTCGCTTAAAGCACTTCCATATTTAATTGAAAAAGCTTTGGATAAAAAGTTAAAAATAGGAAGCATAAATGAGATATTAAAGATTTAAAGGGAAATCCTTATTTTTTACCCGAGAGGAGTAGAACAGTGAGCAAAAACGATAATAGAAAATTTACACATTACACTGTGAGAGAAGGAGATACTTTATGGGGCTTATCAAAAAAATTTGGAGTCACCTTCAGTCAATTGAAAGAACTTAACAATCTTTCTTCTGATACCATTTTTATCGATCAGGTACTAAGAATTAAAGAATTCCCCGAAATAGATGACATCATTCTGCCTCCAGATTTAATAAATAATGATCGGATCTTAAATTGGATAACACCCATAAAAAAATTTTCACTACAATACGAAATTCCTTTTCCAATTTTATTTGGTATTATGTTGGCTGAGAGTAGTGGTGACCCCTATGTAGTTTCAAAAAAAGGAGCCATTGGATTAATGCAATTATTGCCACAAACCGCCAATTGGTTGTCTGTCAATCCTTGTGACCCGATTCAATCGATTGATGGGGCGGCCAGGTATGTAAAAGAGCTTTTTGATGAGTTTAAGGATTGGGAATTAGTAGTTGCTGCATACAATGCCGGGCCTGATAAAGTAAAACAGTATGGTGGTATCCCTCCAATTGAAGAAACTCGGGAGTATGTTCAAACGGTTTTTTCTTATTCCAATTGTAGACTAAAAACACCTTCTGAAGAAAACCAGAATTGAAGTGAACCCCTAAGTTGGACTAGAATCTCAACTTAGGGGGTTTTGTTTTAGTATGGTCAAGTG from Cytobacillus dafuensis encodes:
- a CDS encoding lytic transglycosylase, which encodes MSKNDNRKFTHYTVREGDTLWGLSKKFGVTFSQLKELNNLSSDTIFIDQVLRIKEFPEIDDIILPPDLINNDRILNWITPIKKFSLQYEIPFPILFGIMLAESSGDPYVVSKKGAIGLMQLLPQTANWLSVNPCDPIQSIDGAARYVKELFDEFKDWELVVAAYNAGPDKVKQYGGIPPIEETREYVQTVFSYSNCRLKTPSEENQN
- a CDS encoding polysaccharide deacetylase family protein translates to MENKFLMPIYYGNEAIPMISFIVNVAWGNEHLINLLDLLKKRNISLTFFLEGRWVEQHPKLALMIKDSNHEIGNHAYSHKDMRSLSAEEIRLEITKTNEIINEVLEVQPKYFTPPYGSFDTRVIEAAAQENMVTILWSLDTFDWKIENPNEIINNIAPNIENGSIILMHPTESSLKALPYLIEKALDKKLKIGSINEILKI